The Formosa sp. Hel1_33_131 genome window below encodes:
- the pyrE gene encoding orotate phosphoribosyltransferase, with the protein MIFNKSTAKKTAEVLLQINAIKLNPKNPFTWASGWKSPIYCDNRLVLSFPVVRNYIKEEIAKNIEIEFGKPDVIAGVATGAIGIGALVAEYLGLPFVYVRPEAKKHGRQNQIEGFIEKGQNVVVVEDLISTGNSSLVAVDALKAAEVNVKGMVAIFTYGFDVSKENFKTNNVNLFTLSNYESLLEQALDTNFINQAEVDVLSKWNSNPSEWSGK; encoded by the coding sequence ATGATTTTCAACAAAAGTACCGCCAAAAAAACTGCAGAAGTTTTACTTCAGATAAATGCCATCAAATTAAACCCGAAAAACCCCTTTACATGGGCTTCGGGATGGAAGTCTCCCATCTATTGTGACAACCGTTTGGTCTTATCGTTTCCAGTCGTTAGAAACTATATCAAAGAAGAGATTGCTAAAAACATAGAAATCGAGTTCGGAAAACCGGATGTGATTGCAGGCGTTGCAACGGGTGCCATTGGTATTGGAGCTTTGGTTGCAGAATATCTTGGGCTTCCTTTTGTATATGTGCGTCCAGAAGCAAAAAAGCATGGCCGTCAAAATCAAATTGAAGGATTTATCGAGAAAGGTCAGAATGTAGTAGTTGTAGAAGATTTGATCAGTACAGGAAACAGTAGCTTGGTGGCGGTAGATGCTTTAAAAGCTGCCGAAGTCAATGTAAAAGGAATGGTTGCTATTTTTACTTATGGCTTTGATGTTTCAAAAGAAAATTTTAAAACTAACAATGTCAATCTTTTTACACTCAGTAATTACGAAAGTTTGTTAGAGCAAGCTTTAGACACCAACTTCATCAACCAAGCTGAAGTGGATGTGTTGTCAAAATGGAATTCAAATCCATCGGAATGGTCCGGCAAATAA
- a CDS encoding D-alanine--D-alanine ligase: MKKNIAIIMGGYSSEYLISLKSGSVVYDSLPKDAYNAYCVHIFKDKWVYVADDLKEYPVNKADFSILVEGSKINFDCVFNAIHGSPGEDGTIQAYFELLSIPHTSCGMYQAALTFNKRDCLSALKPYGILMADSYFLNVGDAIAPTAIEKAVGFPCFVKANKAGSSFGITKVYSKADLPKAIEVAFKEDDELIIESFLDGTEVSVGVIRYKGVTTVLPITEIVTDNDFFDYEAKYLGKSQEITPARLSATQEADVRKAAKHIYEVLKLDGFSRSEFIFKDGQPHFLEVNTIPGLTKESILPQQAAQAGISMSDLFDNAIQQALHKNP; the protein is encoded by the coding sequence ATGAAAAAAAATATTGCCATCATCATGGGCGGATATTCTAGCGAATATTTAATCTCTTTAAAAAGCGGAAGCGTTGTCTATGACAGTTTACCCAAAGACGCCTACAATGCGTATTGCGTCCATATTTTTAAAGATAAATGGGTATATGTCGCGGATGATTTAAAAGAATACCCCGTAAATAAAGCTGATTTCTCCATCTTAGTTGAGGGTTCAAAAATCAATTTTGACTGTGTATTTAATGCCATTCACGGCAGTCCGGGGGAAGATGGAACCATCCAAGCCTATTTTGAATTGTTATCCATTCCACACACCAGTTGTGGCATGTATCAAGCAGCGCTCACCTTTAATAAACGAGACTGTTTAAGTGCCTTAAAGCCTTACGGAATTCTCATGGCAGACTCCTATTTTTTGAATGTCGGCGATGCGATTGCCCCTACAGCCATTGAAAAAGCGGTCGGATTTCCTTGTTTTGTGAAAGCCAATAAGGCCGGAAGTAGTTTTGGAATTACAAAAGTTTATTCAAAAGCGGACTTGCCAAAGGCTATAGAAGTTGCTTTTAAGGAAGATGATGAGCTCATTATTGAATCGTTTTTAGATGGGACCGAAGTGTCGGTTGGCGTCATTCGTTATAAAGGAGTTACTACCGTACTCCCAATCACTGAAATTGTAACGGATAATGACTTTTTTGATTACGAAGCAAAATATTTAGGCAAATCACAAGAAATTACTCCCGCACGTTTGAGCGCAACGCAAGAAGCAGACGTCCGAAAGGCCGCAAAACATATTTATGAGGTTTTGAAATTAGATGGGTTTTCTAGAAGTGAATTTATTTTTAAAGATGGTCAACCGCATTTTTTAGAAGTCAATACAATACCAGGGCTTACCAAGGAAAGTATCTTACCACAGCAAGCAGCACAGGCGGGAATTTCGATGTCCGACTTGTTTGACAACGCCATTCAGCAAGCACTTCATAAAAATCCTTAA
- a CDS encoding NUDIX hydrolase: MYKIFVGNKPIVLTTKLETETDFKNILIDSVDINKVLSKLRKDKYNSVRLIGPDKDVLLKKFLSLLPNVIAGGGKVYNPKNEILFIFRNGKWDLPKGKAEAKETINFTALREVEEETGITGLSITKPLEITYHIFKRNDRNYIKVTYWFEMYSEYDGKLIPQEKEGITKVKWIPETKLQKVLNNSYANIKLLI; this comes from the coding sequence ATGTATAAAATATTTGTTGGTAATAAACCAATAGTCCTCACAACCAAACTAGAAACTGAAACAGATTTCAAGAACATTCTGATTGATTCAGTGGATATTAACAAAGTACTTTCAAAACTTAGAAAAGATAAATATAATTCGGTGCGTCTAATTGGACCCGATAAAGATGTACTCCTGAAAAAATTCCTTTCCTTATTACCAAATGTGATTGCAGGGGGTGGAAAGGTTTATAATCCAAAAAATGAAATTTTATTTATTTTCAGAAATGGAAAATGGGATTTGCCCAAAGGAAAAGCAGAAGCAAAGGAAACGATTAATTTCACCGCACTTCGAGAGGTAGAAGAAGAAACAGGCATTACAGGCTTGAGCATTACCAAGCCCTTAGAAATCACCTACCATATATTTAAAAGAAATGATCGGAACTATATTAAAGTCACCTATTGGTTCGAAATGTATTCTGAATATGACGGAAAACTAATTCCACAAGAAAAAGAAGGCATCACTAAAGTCAAATGGATTCCCGAAACCAAACTTCAAAAAGTTTTAAATAATTCTTATGCGAATATTAAACTGCTCATTTAA
- a CDS encoding DEAD/DEAH box helicase, with the protein MTFQSLGLIEALLKAVRLQGYETPSPIQQKAIPPILEGLDVLASAQTGTGKTAGFTLPMLQILSKNPVPHRRPVRALVLTPTRELADQVYTNVKHYSKFLDLRAAVIFGGVNQNPQIKHLRNGVDILVATPGRLLDLENQGHLSLAKVEIFVLDEADRMLDMGFKRDIDKIRSLIPSRRQNLMFSATFSREIKSLAQTILRTPTLVEATPENTTVEAIAQQVYRVAKEKKTNLLIKLIQDGNWQQVLVFTRTKHGANNLCKKLENARISAMAIHGNKSQGARTKALAGFKNKDVRVLVATDIAARGLDIPLLPHVVNYELPNIPEDYVHRIGRTGRAGANGVALSLVCAEETSYLTSIEKLTKQRFKKEIVEGFEPDPNASTVPPKQGGGRQRGGGRPSNNRKGSAGGGNRSNHNRRR; encoded by the coding sequence ATGACATTTCAATCTTTAGGACTCATCGAAGCCCTACTTAAAGCAGTCCGTTTACAGGGCTATGAGACGCCATCTCCAATACAACAAAAAGCCATTCCTCCAATTCTTGAAGGCCTCGATGTGTTAGCATCGGCTCAAACAGGAACAGGGAAAACCGCAGGATTTACCCTGCCAATGCTGCAAATTTTATCTAAAAATCCTGTACCACACCGCCGTCCAGTACGCGCGTTGGTGTTGACCCCAACTCGAGAGTTGGCAGATCAGGTGTATACAAATGTGAAGCATTACAGTAAGTTTTTAGACTTGCGTGCTGCCGTTATTTTTGGTGGTGTAAATCAAAATCCACAAATCAAACACCTCCGCAATGGAGTTGATATTTTAGTGGCCACTCCAGGCCGATTGCTCGATTTGGAAAACCAAGGGCATTTGTCCTTAGCCAAAGTAGAGATTTTTGTACTCGATGAAGCCGACCGTATGTTGGATATGGGGTTCAAACGTGATATTGATAAAATCAGATCGTTGATCCCGTCCAGACGTCAAAATTTAATGTTTTCGGCAACTTTTTCTAGAGAGATCAAAAGCTTGGCGCAAACCATTTTACGCACTCCTACTCTTGTAGAAGCGACGCCAGAGAACACAACCGTTGAAGCAATTGCACAACAGGTGTATAGAGTAGCCAAAGAGAAGAAAACAAACCTTCTTATCAAATTAATACAAGACGGAAATTGGCAACAAGTATTGGTGTTTACACGTACCAAACACGGTGCCAATAATCTTTGTAAAAAACTAGAAAATGCACGCATTTCTGCGATGGCTATTCATGGAAATAAAAGTCAAGGAGCACGAACCAAAGCTTTGGCTGGATTTAAAAATAAAGACGTTAGAGTCTTGGTCGCAACTGATATTGCTGCACGTGGCTTGGACATTCCATTGTTGCCGCATGTGGTGAATTACGAGCTTCCGAACATTCCAGAAGATTATGTGCACCGTATTGGGCGTACAGGAAGGGCAGGCGCCAACGGCGTTGCCTTATCGTTGGTATGTGCAGAAGAAACGTCTTATTTGACGTCTATTGAAAAACTGACCAAGCAACGTTTTAAGAAAGAAATTGTTGAAGGTTTTGAACCTGATCCAAATGCGTCCACTGTGCCGCCAAAACAAGGAGGTGGTCGTCAACGTGGCGGAGGACGTCCAAGCAACAACCGTAAGGGGTCTGCTGGTGGTGGCAACCGATCGAACCACAACCGTCGCCGTTAA
- a CDS encoding biotin--[acetyl-CoA-carboxylase] ligase, with protein MQIIKLNATDSTNNYLKQLLIDTALEDFCVVATNHQTKGKGQMGSEWISEKGKNLTFSVLKTKPSLGLRRQFLLNILVSLSIVKTLEGYNVPNLAIKWPNDILSDHHKIAGILIENLIKTNRIEYSVIGIGLNVNQELFKGLSKVSSLKSILGMPIDTDELLHKLIENLQYYFRLFADTGEGILNTEYESYLFRNDKPSTFELPDQTLFTGIIRGVTDAGKLRVQMEDATKEFDLKELKLLY; from the coding sequence ATGCAGATAATCAAACTTAATGCCACTGATTCTACCAACAATTATTTAAAACAATTGTTGATAGACACTGCGTTAGAAGATTTTTGTGTGGTGGCAACCAATCACCAAACTAAGGGGAAAGGACAAATGGGGTCTGAGTGGATCTCTGAAAAAGGTAAAAACCTTACGTTTAGCGTCTTAAAGACTAAGCCGTCTCTAGGATTACGACGCCAATTTCTGTTGAATATCCTCGTTTCCTTGTCGATTGTGAAAACACTTGAAGGTTATAATGTCCCAAATTTAGCGATCAAATGGCCTAACGACATATTGTCAGACCATCACAAAATTGCAGGCATTTTAATTGAAAATCTAATTAAAACGAATCGAATTGAATATTCTGTGATTGGTATTGGACTTAATGTCAATCAAGAATTATTTAAAGGATTGTCCAAGGTAAGCTCCTTGAAATCTATTTTAGGAATGCCTATTGATACCGATGAATTACTTCATAAACTCATCGAGAATCTTCAATATTATTTTAGATTGTTTGCCGATACGGGGGAGGGGATTCTGAATACAGAATATGAATCGTATCTGTTCCGAAATGATAAGCCCTCTACGTTTGAATTGCCCGATCAAACCCTATTTACAGGGATCATCAGAGGAGTGACAGACGCCGGAAAATTGCGTGTGCAAATGGAAGACGCTACAAAAGAGTTTGACTTAAAAGAGTTGAAGCTGTTGTACTAA
- the coaD gene encoding pantetheine-phosphate adenylyltransferase, whose protein sequence is MKKAIFPGSFDPITLGHVDIINRGVTLFDEVIVAIGENSSKNYMFSLEERKRFIENTFKDNPKVSVVSYSGLTTDFCKEIGVEFILRGLRNPADFEFEKAIAQTNRHLSTLETVFLLTSAQTSFISSSIVREIIRFDGDYQKLVPNSVRVKNP, encoded by the coding sequence ATGAAGAAAGCAATTTTTCCAGGCTCATTTGACCCAATTACTCTAGGACATGTAGATATCATTAACAGAGGCGTGACCTTGTTTGACGAAGTGATTGTAGCCATTGGCGAAAATTCTTCTAAAAACTATATGTTTTCATTAGAAGAACGCAAACGGTTTATTGAGAATACTTTTAAGGACAATCCAAAAGTATCAGTGGTATCCTACAGTGGTTTGACCACCGATTTTTGTAAAGAGATTGGAGTGGAATTTATTCTAAGAGGCTTGCGGAATCCTGCAGATTTTGAATTTGAAAAGGCCATCGCACAAACCAATCGGCATTTATCAACCTTAGAAACAGTCTTTTTGCTCACCTCTGCACAAACCTCGTTTATCTCCTCCTCTATTGTGAGGGAAATTATTCGCTTTGATGGTGATTACCAAAAACTAGTGCCCAACTCCGTACGTGTTAAAAACCCCTAG
- a CDS encoding SRPBCC family protein translates to MKLESTKVSLDKSAQEVFNFLTNVENFEQLMPENISKFKLIDADTFLFALSGMPEIVLKKKSMESPHTIVLGAAGGKIDFSLTAKIDSPTKTQSEVQLTFEGDFNTMMAMMIKAPISKFIETLALNIPKEI, encoded by the coding sequence ATGAAATTAGAATCAACAAAAGTAAGTCTTGACAAATCAGCTCAAGAAGTGTTTAATTTTTTAACGAATGTTGAGAATTTTGAACAATTGATGCCCGAAAACATCAGTAAGTTTAAACTCATAGACGCGGACACCTTCTTATTTGCCTTGAGTGGAATGCCAGAAATTGTTTTGAAGAAAAAATCAATGGAATCTCCACATACGATTGTATTGGGAGCTGCTGGTGGGAAAATAGATTTTTCATTAACAGCTAAAATTGATTCCCCTACGAAAACTCAAAGTGAGGTTCAATTAACATTTGAAGGAGATTTTAATACAATGATGGCGATGATGATCAAAGCCCCAATCTCTAAATTTATTGAAACCTTAGCGCTTAATATTCCTAAAGAAATTTAG
- a CDS encoding SulP family inorganic anion transporter, translated as MMEFISKRSSNVKNDILSGLTVALALVPEAVAFAFVAGVDPLVGLYAAFMVGLITSIFGGRPGMISGATGALAVVMVSLVARGNAMGAEGDEMGLYYLFLTVILMGIIQVLAGVFKLGKFVRLIPHPVMMGFVNGLAIVIFLSQLSMFMTSENGEMVWMQGASLWTMIGLVGLTIAIMFGLPQLTKKLPEALVAILVVSAIVIFGDLDVATVGSFIRDGGGDGLKGGLPLPQWAIFEKIPLNFETLKFIGPYALILAAIGLIESLMTLNLIDELTETRGNSNRECMAQGGANIITGIFGGMGGCAMIGQSIINIKGGGRGRLSGIVAALALLAFILFASGLIEQVPIAALVGVMFMVVIGTFAWSSFRIINKIPKTDVFVLILVSSMTVFFDLAIAVISGVIVSALVFSWENAKRIRARKRIKEDGTKVYEIWGPLFFGSITAFNDKFDVKNDPQSVEIDFVESRISDHSAIEAISNLVAKYKEEGKAIHLKHLSEDCKILLYKSSPLFKEVIVEAIDDPRYHLAENPEAFTKALSEYKL; from the coding sequence ATGATGGAGTTTATAAGTAAGCGTTCTAGTAATGTTAAAAATGATATTTTAAGTGGCCTCACGGTTGCATTGGCCTTAGTGCCAGAAGCCGTGGCATTTGCCTTTGTTGCAGGAGTTGATCCTTTGGTAGGATTGTATGCAGCGTTCATGGTTGGATTAATCACCTCTATTTTTGGAGGACGTCCAGGAATGATCAGTGGTGCTACAGGAGCTTTAGCCGTCGTCATGGTAAGTCTGGTAGCGCGTGGAAATGCAATGGGAGCCGAAGGTGATGAAATGGGACTTTACTATCTGTTTTTGACCGTTATTTTAATGGGAATTATTCAAGTTTTAGCAGGTGTTTTTAAACTTGGTAAATTTGTCCGTTTGATTCCACACCCTGTGATGATGGGCTTTGTAAACGGATTGGCAATTGTTATTTTCCTCTCTCAATTAAGTATGTTTATGACGTCTGAAAATGGCGAAATGGTATGGATGCAAGGTGCGTCTTTATGGACCATGATTGGTTTGGTGGGATTGACCATTGCCATTATGTTTGGGCTGCCGCAACTCACTAAAAAATTACCGGAGGCACTTGTGGCTATTTTGGTGGTTTCTGCAATTGTTATTTTTGGAGATTTAGATGTTGCTACTGTTGGAAGCTTTATTAGAGATGGTGGTGGCGACGGTTTAAAAGGGGGCTTGCCACTTCCACAATGGGCTATTTTTGAAAAGATCCCCCTTAATTTTGAAACTCTAAAATTCATCGGGCCCTATGCATTGATTCTTGCTGCGATTGGGTTGATTGAATCTTTAATGACCTTAAATTTAATTGATGAACTCACTGAAACACGAGGAAATTCCAATAGAGAATGTATGGCCCAAGGAGGCGCAAACATTATCACCGGAATCTTTGGTGGAATGGGTGGTTGTGCAATGATTGGACAGTCGATTATCAATATTAAAGGAGGCGGAAGAGGACGTCTTTCAGGGATTGTAGCCGCATTGGCACTTTTAGCCTTTATCTTATTTGCATCGGGTCTTATAGAACAAGTGCCGATTGCAGCTTTGGTAGGCGTTATGTTTATGGTCGTAATAGGTACGTTTGCATGGTCTAGTTTTAGAATCATCAATAAAATTCCAAAGACAGATGTGTTTGTATTGATATTAGTGTCGTCAATGACGGTCTTTTTTGATTTAGCAATCGCTGTGATTTCTGGTGTCATTGTGAGTGCACTTGTATTTTCTTGGGAAAACGCAAAGCGCATTCGTGCTCGAAAACGCATCAAAGAAGATGGTACGAAAGTTTACGAAATTTGGGGTCCATTATTCTTTGGAAGTATCACCGCTTTTAATGATAAGTTTGATGTTAAAAACGACCCTCAATCTGTTGAAATTGATTTTGTGGAGTCACGTATAAGCGATCATTCGGCTATTGAAGCAATATCGAATCTCGTGGCGAAGTATAAAGAAGAAGGCAAAGCAATTCACTTGAAACACCTGAGCGAAGATTGTAAGATTTTGTTGTACAAATCTAGCCCCTTATTTAAAGAGGTTATAGTTGAAGCGATTGACGATCCACGCTACCATTTGGCCGAAAATCCAGAAGCTTTTACAAAAGCACTTTCAGAGTACAAACTCTAG
- a CDS encoding PASTA domain-containing protein, translating to MNFIKFLFSKLFIKQLIFAFIALVIFGFLALKWLKSYTNHGTFVTVPVLTGQTFEAAQMLIKEHELRSEVQDSSNYNPNYPKGAVIEQDPLAGSQVKEDRKIYLILNPSAYRTLAVPDVIRRTFRQAKPSLEALGFQIGTTIYKDDLGKDEVLEIRHNGKIIEAGTMLPKTSKIDLVLGNGIRKQ from the coding sequence ATGAATTTCATTAAATTCTTATTCAGTAAATTGTTTATAAAGCAATTAATCTTTGCATTTATCGCTTTGGTTATTTTTGGGTTTTTAGCCCTCAAATGGCTCAAATCGTATACCAATCACGGTACGTTTGTGACGGTACCCGTACTTACGGGTCAAACTTTTGAAGCCGCTCAAATGCTTATTAAAGAACACGAACTCCGAAGTGAAGTTCAAGATTCCTCAAACTACAATCCGAACTACCCCAAAGGGGCGGTGATCGAACAAGATCCTTTGGCGGGAAGTCAAGTCAAAGAAGATCGAAAAATATATTTAATTCTCAATCCTTCTGCCTACAGAACACTGGCAGTTCCGGATGTCATTCGACGTACGTTCAGACAAGCAAAACCCTCGCTTGAAGCATTGGGGTTTCAAATAGGAACTACAATTTATAAAGATGACTTGGGGAAAGATGAAGTGTTAGAAATTCGCCACAACGGTAAAATCATTGAAGCAGGTACGATGCTTCCAAAAACCTCGAAAATCGACCTAGTTTTAGGAAACGGGATTCGAAAGCAATAA
- a CDS encoding RluA family pseudouridine synthase, with protein MEESNELLVNDNELHEHYTFTVEKGQQPLRIDKYLMNFVENATRNKIQAAAKDGSILVNEIAVKSNYKVKPFDKIRVLFEHPPYENLLVPEDLPIDVVYEDDDLLVVNKAPGMVVHPGHGNYSGTLINALMFHFDNLPNNSSNRPGLVHRIDKDTSGLLVVAKTEIAMAHLSAQFKAKTSEREYVALVWGNVDLEEGTIEGNIGRHPKNRLQNTVYFGDEADKGKPAVTHYKVLQRLGYVTLLACRLETGRTHQIRVHMKHIGHTLFNDERYGGERILKGTTFTKYKQFVDNCFKTLPRQALHAKSLGFVHPTTGEKMSFTTEIPQDMQSCIKKWESYSNHLVEDQN; from the coding sequence ATGGAAGAGTCAAATGAATTATTAGTGAATGACAATGAATTGCATGAGCATTACACATTTACGGTCGAAAAAGGGCAACAGCCTTTACGAATCGATAAATACCTCATGAATTTTGTTGAAAATGCCACTCGAAATAAAATCCAAGCAGCGGCAAAGGATGGAAGTATTTTAGTGAATGAAATCGCAGTCAAATCAAATTATAAGGTAAAACCATTTGATAAAATTCGCGTGTTGTTTGAGCATCCGCCTTATGAAAACTTATTAGTTCCCGAAGATCTTCCTATTGATGTTGTTTATGAAGATGACGATTTATTGGTGGTCAATAAAGCCCCAGGAATGGTCGTTCATCCGGGACATGGAAATTATTCAGGCACTTTGATCAATGCTTTGATGTTTCATTTTGACAATTTACCGAATAACAGCAGCAACCGTCCGGGATTGGTGCATCGGATTGATAAAGACACAAGTGGATTGTTGGTGGTTGCTAAAACTGAAATAGCGATGGCGCATTTATCAGCACAATTCAAAGCCAAAACAAGTGAACGCGAATACGTGGCTTTGGTGTGGGGAAATGTAGATTTAGAAGAAGGTACGATTGAAGGAAATATTGGACGTCACCCTAAAAATAGGTTGCAGAATACCGTCTATTTTGGAGATGAAGCTGATAAAGGTAAACCCGCAGTGACTCATTATAAAGTATTACAACGTTTGGGCTATGTCACTTTGTTGGCATGCCGATTGGAAACGGGACGTACCCACCAAATACGGGTGCACATGAAACACATTGGGCACACGCTTTTTAATGACGAGCGTTATGGTGGCGAACGCATTCTAAAAGGTACGACGTTTACCAAATACAAGCAGTTTGTGGACAACTGTTTTAAAACCTTACCACGTCAAGCCTTGCATGCCAAATCCTTAGGATTTGTGCATCCTACCACAGGCGAAAAAATGTCTTTTACCACTGAGATTCCTCAGGATATGCAAAGCTGTATCAAAAAATGGGAAAGCTATTCGAATCATTTGGTTGAAGATCAGAACTAA
- the yaaA gene encoding peroxide stress protein YaaA — MKLVISPAKSLNYDSDLPTPLSTDSCFLGEAQKLNTLLKKKSAKALSELMHISPNLGQLNYERNQEWEIPFTTQNARPAIYAFNGDVYRGLDAYTIEESKLESLQNSVRIISGLYGLLKPLDLVQPYRLEMGTKFPVGKSKNLYEFWRQKVTTALNEELKEGELFVNLASQEYFKAIDVKVLKVPVIHVDFKEFKNGQYKTIAIFAKLARGYMTRHIIENTVETTEGLKTFTTDGYAYDANLSTDTKLVFTR, encoded by the coding sequence ATGAAACTAGTCATCTCACCCGCAAAGTCATTAAATTACGATAGTGATTTACCAACGCCTTTAAGCACCGACAGTTGTTTTTTGGGCGAAGCGCAGAAACTCAATACACTTCTTAAAAAGAAATCCGCCAAAGCACTTTCGGAATTGATGCATATTTCACCCAATTTGGGACAACTCAATTATGAACGCAACCAAGAGTGGGAAATTCCTTTTACAACTCAAAATGCCCGACCGGCTATTTATGCATTTAATGGTGATGTGTATCGGGGGTTAGATGCTTATACCATTGAAGAATCAAAATTAGAGTCTTTACAAAACTCAGTTCGAATAATTTCTGGACTGTATGGGCTTTTAAAACCCTTGGATTTGGTGCAGCCGTACCGCTTGGAAATGGGGACAAAATTCCCTGTTGGAAAATCTAAAAACCTTTATGAATTTTGGCGCCAAAAAGTGACGACTGCTCTGAATGAAGAACTGAAAGAAGGGGAGTTGTTTGTGAACTTAGCAAGTCAAGAATATTTTAAGGCCATAGATGTCAAAGTTCTTAAAGTGCCCGTTATTCATGTCGATTTTAAAGAGTTTAAAAATGGACAGTATAAAACCATTGCCATTTTCGCCAAACTTGCACGTGGCTATATGACACGTCACATCATTGAAAACACTGTGGAAACTACCGAAGGTTTAAAAACCTTTACGACAGATGGCTATGCGTATGATGCGAATTTATCAACGGATACAAAATTAGTATTTACGCGTTAA
- the rsfS gene encoding ribosome silencing factor gives MTKNIPSADELITFTINGIEDVKGQNITILDLRAIENTVCDYFIICDGTSNTQVNAIVSSIQKKVSKNTKDKPWHVEGSENGEWVLMDYVHVVVHVFQKHIREYYDIENLWGDAKITEIETSY, from the coding sequence ATGACAAAAAACATACCTAGCGCAGACGAACTCATCACTTTCACGATTAATGGAATTGAAGACGTTAAAGGTCAAAATATTACTATTTTAGACCTGAGAGCTATCGAAAATACAGTTTGCGATTATTTCATCATTTGTGATGGAACCTCTAATACGCAAGTAAATGCTATTGTTAGTTCAATACAAAAAAAAGTTAGTAAAAACACCAAAGACAAACCTTGGCATGTTGAAGGTAGTGAAAACGGTGAATGGGTACTGATGGATTATGTCCATGTAGTCGTTCATGTGTTTCAAAAACACATTCGTGAATACTACGATATCGAAAACCTTTGGGGCGATGCTAAGATTACCGAAATAGAAACTAGTTACTAA